A genome region from Hevea brasiliensis isolate MT/VB/25A 57/8 chromosome 7, ASM3005281v1, whole genome shotgun sequence includes the following:
- the LOC110652082 gene encoding RPM1-interacting protein 4 yields the protein MAQHSHVPKFGNWESEENVPYTAYFEKARKGRGEGKMINPNDPQENPDLGSDFEASAQAPSSGGGVVSEEPTGQGAVRRAHERRRSREDGDLRRFTDSPARHDNMNRRASNELAPQRYGGRGVSYGENQRRTGRPSAQSIGSDNSMEQSPLHHKAKISGRGSGAPSPAWEGKGSYEGSHGTPGRSRLKPRGDESPDKGAAVPKFGEWDENNPASADGYTHIFNKVREERQIEAGKVPGMPTESSMSNTRKETPSNSSKSCCFPWFRK from the exons CAACATTCGCACGTGCCAAAGTTTGGcaattgggaaagtgaagagaatgTTCCTTACACAGCCTACTTTGAAAAGGCTCGAAAGGGTCGAGGTGAAGGGAAGATGATAAATCCAAATGATCCCCAAGAGAATCCTGATTTAGGCTCAGATTTTGAAGCTTCAGCTCAAGCTCCCTCTTCTGGGGGTGGAGTTGTATCAGAGGAACCAACAGGGCAGGGAGCTGTTAGACGGGCACACGAGCGTCGCAGGAGCAGAGAAGATGGTGACCTCAGACGGTTTACTGACTCTCCAGCACGCCATGACAACATGAATCGTAGAGCTAGCAATGAGCTAGCACCCCAGCGTTATGGTGGTCGTGGAGTAAGTTATGGTGAAAACCAAAGACGGACTGGAAGACCAAGTGCACAAAGCATTGGTTCTGATAACAGCATGGAGCAATCCCCACTGCATCATAAGGCCAAGATTTCAGGGAGAGGTAGCGGGGCTCCATCTCCTGCCTGGGAAGGAAAAGGTTCATATGAGGGTAGCCATGGTACTCCTGGAAGATCCCGATTGAAACCAAGAGGCGATGAAAGT CCTGATAAGGGTGCTGCTGTTCCTAAATTTGGTGAGTGGGATGAGAATAACCCCGCATCAGCTGATGGCTATACTCACATTTTCAACAAAGTGAGGGAGGAAAGGCAAATTGAGGCAGGTAAAGTGCCTGGCATGCCTACTGAGTCATCCATGAGCAACACTCGTAAGGAAACCCCCAGCAACAGCTCCAAG AGTTGCTGCTTTCCATGGTTCAGAAAGTGA
- the LOC110652083 gene encoding uncharacterized protein LOC110652083 → MVREQRLGSFYAHLRESVSSSSISPLLIFPSTSDVDSLCALKIIFHILESDSVRYSCYPVSSFEEIHKYAGAEMSSPSSEPTSILLINWGCQRDLRRLLNLGRGVRVFVIDSHRPIHLHNLSEKNDGVIVLYTHDDEQQADLAYDFDVSALANASELNSDDESDSSDSEEEEDSESEDEEDGSGGSRKRRRVSKENEDDPLQLFRKLKREYYHMGTFHGKPSGWLMFDLSHSLRKNTNELLWLACVSLTDQFVHERLTDERYQAGVMELEQHINSSGNLEAVSMVTLKDGTKIRAPESSRIAYEDEPRLMLLREWSLFDSMLCSSYIATKLKTWSDNGMKKLKLLLARMGFALVDCQQKFQYMNLEVKRKMKDEFERFLPEYGLTEFYYRSFLRLHGYSSRVSAADVVYGVTALLESFVVSDGSCASKQFGEAYDALSLNNLDKLKVGMQQAIKVQRAILRQGSTAITKSGSIRSGGKFRWVKLEDSVDTKLLGCPQALTKFCYFLMDALREKGAKAKPLLCACLSQEPDKMLIVGVCGKPRLGAVQGNAFGVAFRNAVEESGAEFFHELFESSWIVLDKGAVNNFMIRLTEKL, encoded by the coding sequence ATGGTGAGAGAGCAAAGGTTAGGGTCTTTTTATGCTCACCTCCGTGAATCAGTCTCGTCTTCATCTATTTCTCCTCTGCTTATATTCCCCTCAACTTCTGATGTTGATTCACTATGTGCTCTTAAAATCATTTTTCATATTCTTGAATCTGATTCTGTCCGCTATTCTTGCTATCCCGTCTCCTCTTTCGAAGAAATTCACAAATATGCTGGCGCTGAAATGAGTTCACCATCAAGTGAACCCACTTCAATCCTCTTAATTAATTGGGGTTGCCAGCGTGATTTGCGGAGGTTACTCAATTTAGGCCGAGGGGTGCGTGTTTTTGTCATTGACAGTCACCGTCCCATCCATTTGCATAACCTAAGCGAGAAAAATGACGGTGTGATTGTGCTTTACACGCATGATGATGAGCAACAAGCTGACTTAGCTTATGATTTTGATGTTTCGGCTTTGGCTAATGCGAGCGAGTTGAATAGTGATGATGAGAGTGACAGTTCAGATAGTGAAGAGGAGGAAGATAGTGAAAGTGAGGACGAAGAGGATGGAAGTGGTGGGTCGAGAAAGCGAAGGAGGGTTTCAAAAGAGAATGAAGATGACCCACTTCAGCTTTTCAGGAAATTGAAGAGGGAATATTATCACATGGGTACTTTCCATGGAAAGCCCTCAGGGTGGTTGATGTTTGACTTATCACATTCTTTGAGGAAGAACACAAATGAATTGCTTTGGTTGGCTTGTGTTTCGCTAACTGATCAGTTTGTTCACGAGAGATTAACAGATGAGAGGTACCAAGCCGGGGTTATGGAGCTTGAGCAACATATAAACAGTTCGGGTAATTTAGAGGCTGTTTCTATGGTGACTCTCAAAGATGGAACAAAGATTCGAGCACCTGAGTCATCAAGGATTGCATATGAAGATGAGCCACGACTTATGTTATTAAGGGAGTGGAGTTTGTTTGATTCGATGCTGTGTTCTTCATATATTGCCACAAAATTGAAGACGTGGAGCGACAATGGAATGAAAAAGCTAAAACTTCTCCTTGCAAGAATGGGATTTGCGCTTGTGGATTGCCAACAGAAGTTTCAATACATGAACCTTGAAGTGAAGCGAAAGATGAAAGATGAATTTGAACGGTTTTTACCTGAATATGGTCTTACTGAATTTTACTATAGGAGTTTCTTGAGGCTTCATGGCTATAGCTCCAGGGTGTCTGCAGCAGATGTGGTCTATGGGGTTACTGCATTGCTTGAGTCATTCGTTGTATCTGATGGCTCTTGTGCTTCCAAGCAGTTTGGGGAGGCATATGATGCACTGTCTTTGAACAACCTTGATAAGTTGAAAGTTGGAATGCAACAAGCAATCAAGGTACAACGAGCAATTCTTAGACAAGGAAGTACAGCAATAACAAAAAGTGGCTCTATCAGAAGTGGAGGAAAGTTCAGATGGGTAAAGCTTGAGGATTCAGTGGACACAAAGTTGTTGGGTTGCCCACAAGCTTTGACTAAATTCTGCTACTTTTTGATGGATGCCTTGAGAGAGAAAGGAGCTAAGGCAAAGCCCTTGCTTTGCGCATGCTTATCACAAGAACCAGACAAGATGTTGATTGTTGGGGTTTGTGGAAAGCCTCGACTTGGGGCAGTTCAAGGTAACGCCTTTGGAGTTGCATTCAGAAATGCAGTTGAGGAGAGTGGAGCCGAGTTCTTTCATGAGTTGTTTGAATCTTCATGGATTGTTTTAGATAAAGGTGCAGTTAATAATTTTATGATTAGATTAACTGAGAAGCTATGA
- the LOC110652084 gene encoding uncharacterized protein LOC110652084, which translates to MSSQTQGVRGPTLRGYRRRKAMLDLNVPPSESRDQEGTSTQDVQHGVQASQQGQPVPPTTIDVEAFDDDVIESSPRAFAEAKSNAQRNNAQRTHGRTVVVDVDSGRTTRLNYNNHNKRRRVLPNQTIINCEHYVNLESSSNSTRDDVQPTQPPKEPTFNCPICMGPFVEETSTKCGHIFCKACIKAAISVQGKCPTCRKKVAVKELIRVFLPATS; encoded by the exons ATGAGCAGTCAGACTCAGGGGGTGAGAGGCCCTACGTTAAGGGGGTATCGGAGGAGGAAGGCAATGCTTGACTTAAATGTGCCTCCAAGTGAAAGCAGGGATCAGGAAGGAACTTCAACTCAGGATGTGCAACATGGGGTGCAAGCAAGCCAACAAGGGCAGCCTGTACCACCTACTACAATTGATGTTGAGGCTTTTGATGATGATGTTATTGAATCTTCCCCGAGGGCTTTTGCTGAA GCTAAAAGTAATGCCCAAAGAAACAATGCCCAAAGAACTCATGGAAGGACTGTTGTGGTCGATGTAGATTCAG GACGAACAACTAGGTTGAATTATAATAACCATAACAAGCGCAGAAGAGTTCTACCAAATCAAACAATTATCAATTGTGAGCATTATGTAAATTTGGAAAGCAGTAGCAACTCCACG AGAGATGATGTACAGCCAACCCAACCTCCAAAGGAGCCAACCTTCAATTGTCCAATTTGCATGGGtccatttgttgaggagacatcaACAAAATGCGGGCATATTTTCTGTAAGGCTTGCATTAAGGCTGCTATTAGCGTACAAGGAAAATGTCCTACATGTAGGAAAAAAGTCGCTGTTAAAGAACTTATTCGGGTGTTCCTTCCAGCAACAAGTTGA